In the genome of Desulfobaccales bacterium, one region contains:
- a CDS encoding GNAT family N-acyltransferase has protein sequence MLNNCGNNSASQRLIEYGNHLNYMPPIMRRLIKKTLGLDGIDKTYENIGYCKDGSIFLNNLLDILNITFHINNQAISLIPSQGPVIVVANHPFGGIEGVILAAMLKSVRNDVKLMANFLLQRIPELRDIFIYVDPYERRDSVKNNIKPLKDALAWLHDGGMLGIFPAGAVSHVQWRERAIADPPWNHNCARLIRKTGATVVPVFFHGVNGPWFQILGLVHPCFRTMLLPHEFMNKKGRAVQLTIGNAIPFEKLRSFDSDAEMMTYLRLRTYILKARRDQGRNSDRKVVMRGRLKSGETPVAPFRDGQGITQEVLSLPSENILLESGDYTVFLARARQIPCLLREIGRLRELTFRQAHEGTGKSRDLDTFDRHYLHLFIWNRAKHEVVGAYRLGQADYILERLSKSGLYTSTLFKYKTALLERINPALELGRSFVRAEYQKNYAALLLLWKGIGSFVARNPRYKILFGPVSINNQYHTISQQLMVNSLKLNNYLPELGKLVKPKRPFQSKILRHFDGSITNAAISDINEVSDLIADIEPNQQGIPILLKQYLKLGGKLLAFNQDQNFSNVLDALILVDLTLTPLKILERYMGRDEARNFIAYHDFPSSVHQAGTMASSGNTG, from the coding sequence TCTGCTTCGCAACGCCTGATTGAATACGGCAATCATTTAAATTACATGCCGCCAATTATGAGAAGGTTAATTAAGAAGACATTGGGTTTGGATGGAATAGATAAAACTTATGAAAATATCGGCTATTGCAAGGATGGCTCGATTTTTCTTAACAATTTATTGGACATACTCAACATAACTTTTCATATCAATAATCAGGCTATTTCTCTCATTCCATCACAAGGGCCGGTGATTGTCGTGGCTAACCACCCTTTTGGCGGGATCGAGGGAGTAATACTGGCGGCGATGCTAAAATCAGTCCGTAATGATGTAAAGCTCATGGCCAATTTTTTACTACAAAGGATTCCTGAGTTGAGGGATATCTTTATTTACGTAGATCCTTATGAGCGCCGCGACTCCGTTAAAAACAATATCAAACCCTTAAAGGATGCCCTGGCATGGCTGCATGACGGCGGGATGTTGGGAATTTTCCCCGCGGGCGCGGTTTCGCATGTGCAGTGGCGCGAGCGCGCCATTGCCGATCCGCCTTGGAACCATAACTGTGCCAGATTGATTAGGAAAACCGGCGCTACGGTGGTGCCGGTCTTTTTTCATGGCGTTAACGGACCCTGGTTTCAAATTTTAGGACTGGTGCATCCTTGCTTCCGCACTATGTTATTGCCCCATGAATTTATGAACAAAAAGGGGAGAGCTGTGCAATTGACCATTGGTAATGCCATTCCCTTTGAAAAACTCCGGTCTTTTGACTCGGATGCGGAGATGATGACCTATTTACGCCTGCGGACCTATATCCTGAAAGCGCGACGTGATCAAGGCCGGAATTCCGACCGCAAGGTCGTCATGCGAGGCAGGCTCAAGAGCGGGGAGACACCCGTGGCCCCATTCCGTGATGGCCAAGGCATCACCCAAGAAGTACTGAGCTTACCCTCGGAGAACATTTTATTAGAGAGTGGGGATTACACGGTTTTTCTGGCCCGAGCCCGGCAAATTCCCTGTCTGCTCAGGGAGATCGGCCGGCTGCGGGAACTCACCTTCCGCCAGGCCCATGAAGGCACCGGCAAGTCCCGGGACTTGGATACTTTCGACCGGCACTACCTGCATCTGTTTATTTGGAATCGAGCGAAACACGAGGTGGTGGGGGCTTACCGCTTGGGCCAGGCGGATTATATCTTGGAACGCTTGAGCAAAAGCGGGCTTTATACGAGCACGTTATTTAAATATAAAACCGCTTTACTGGAGAGGATCAATCCAGCTCTGGAGCTGGGGAGGTCATTCGTTCGGGCGGAATATCAGAAAAACTATGCCGCGCTCCTGCTATTATGGAAAGGTATCGGCAGTTTCGTGGCCAGAAACCCACGCTATAAAATCTTGTTCGGTCCGGTTTCCATTAATAATCAATATCATACCATCTCCCAGCAACTGATGGTCAACTCGCTAAAATTGAATAATTATTTACCGGAATTGGGGAAATTAGTGAAACCCAAGCGACCCTTTCAATCGAAAATCCTAAGGCATTTTGATGGCAGCATAACCAACGCGGCCATCTCAGATATCAATGAGGTCTCCGACTTAATAGCCGATATCGAGCCAAACCAGCAGGGCATTCCCATTCTTTTGAAACAATACCTGAAATTGGGTGGCAAATTGCTGGCCTTTAATCAAGATCAGAATTTCAGTAATGTCTTGGATGCTCTTATTTTAGTTGATTTAACCCTAACGCCTTTGAAGATCTTGGAGCGCTACATGGGCAGGGATGAGGCCCGTAACTTTATCGCTTATCACGATTTTCCCAGTTCTGTTCATCAGGCGGGCACGATGGCATCTTCGGGGAATACAGGCTGA
- a CDS encoding DedA family protein: METLNYLITNYGYWGIFACLATGVFGIPVADEVILMGAGYLVSIGVLQPLTSLMAIILGSFFGTSLNYIVGRTVGGRLLAYWGKSNPCRLRKLGYVVAWFQRVGRWGLPVSYFIPGIRHLLPVVAGLSRLHVGIFALLAASGCCLWSLTLLSLGYVLGEERARLWDYLHSPGLIIPGLCIFVLLLYVVVRWRLRAKGYSPALGCSVKR; this comes from the coding sequence ATGGAGACTCTCAATTATCTGATCACCAACTACGGGTATTGGGGCATCTTTGCTTGTCTGGCGACGGGGGTTTTCGGCATCCCAGTGGCGGATGAAGTCATTCTGATGGGTGCCGGCTACCTCGTCTCCATCGGGGTCTTACAACCGTTAACCAGCCTGATGGCAATAATCTTGGGGAGTTTCTTCGGCACATCGCTCAATTATATCGTGGGCCGGACCGTCGGAGGCAGGCTGCTGGCTTATTGGGGGAAATCTAATCCCTGCCGCTTGAGAAAGTTAGGTTACGTGGTGGCCTGGTTTCAGCGCGTGGGCAGGTGGGGCCTTCCGGTGAGCTATTTCATCCCGGGGATACGCCATCTCTTGCCGGTGGTAGCGGGGCTCTCCCGCCTCCATGTCGGCATTTTTGCCCTGTTGGCCGCCTCCGGGTGTTGCCTCTGGTCCCTGACCCTGCTCAGCCTGGGTTATGTCTTGGGCGAAGAGCGGGCCCGTCTGTGGGATTACCTGCATTCCCCCGGCCTGATCATCCCGGGGCTGTGCATTTTTGTGCTGCTGCTCTACGTTGTGGTAAGATGGAGGTTGCGGGCGAAAGGTTATTCCCCCGCCTTGGGTTGTTCGGTAAAACGGTAA
- a CDS encoding response regulator transcription factor, which translates to MSKESILVMEDEEDIAELLKYNLAKEGYRVTAAGSGEEGLKAAQAALPDLVVLDLMLPGIDGLEVCRRFKQDARTRPVPIVMLTAKGEESDIVAGLELGADDYITKPFSPRVLLARVRAVLRRRAPAPSEEDTPLVLHDLTIHPGRHEVLVQGRPVELTATEFRLLSMLARRPGWVFTRSQIVLEVHGEDYPVTDRAVDVQIVWLRKKLGNCGKYIGTVRGVGYRFTEQPKAGE; encoded by the coding sequence ATGTCCAAGGAAAGTATTTTGGTAATGGAAGATGAGGAGGATATTGCCGAACTCCTCAAGTATAATCTTGCCAAAGAAGGTTACCGGGTAACTGCCGCGGGGTCCGGGGAGGAAGGCTTAAAGGCCGCGCAGGCTGCGCTCCCGGATCTCGTGGTGCTGGATTTGATGTTGCCGGGGATAGATGGGCTGGAGGTCTGCCGCCGGTTCAAACAGGACGCCCGGACCCGGCCTGTGCCCATCGTCATGCTCACCGCCAAGGGGGAAGAGAGCGACATTGTGGCGGGACTGGAGTTGGGCGCCGACGATTACATCACCAAGCCTTTCAGCCCCCGGGTGCTGCTGGCCCGGGTCCGAGCGGTGCTGCGGCGCCGTGCCCCCGCACCGTCTGAAGAAGATACGCCGCTTGTCCTTCATGACCTCACCATCCATCCCGGCCGTCACGAGGTCTTGGTGCAAGGCCGGCCCGTGGAATTAACCGCCACGGAGTTCCGCCTCCTCAGTATGTTGGCCCGAAGGCCCGGTTGGGTGTTCACCCGGTCCCAAATTGTGCTTGAGGTCCACGGCGAAGATTATCCCGTCACGGATCGGGCCGTGGATGTCCAAATCGTCTGGCTCCGGAAGAAATTGGGCAACTGCGGGAAATACATCGGCACGGTTCGGGGGGTGGGTTACCGTTTTACCGAACAACCCAAGGCGGGGGAATAA
- the ytaF gene encoding sporulation membrane protein YtaF: MQVLHLGTIFLLALACSLDNIGIGIAYGVRRISIPFGTNLLIALLTAGGTLLVMLSGHLVTRLIHPQTAILLGGVIIILAGAWVVLQETVFRQPLRPPEELHMIALAGVPEVSLLKKIFMILDNPFIADRDFSGHIDLREGLILGLALLLNNLPIGLVAGLLGLSPLLISLSVISLSILTIWVGISTGYCLGTHWMGRLSGPISGLILIIIGAYEIWGA; the protein is encoded by the coding sequence ATGCAGGTCCTGCATTTAGGGACCATTTTCCTTCTGGCTCTGGCGTGCAGCCTCGATAATATCGGGATCGGCATTGCTTATGGCGTCAGGAGGATAAGCATTCCCTTCGGCACCAACCTGCTCATCGCCTTGCTGACCGCAGGCGGCACTCTTCTGGTCATGCTGAGCGGACATCTGGTGACCAGGCTGATTCACCCCCAGACCGCCATCCTCTTAGGCGGCGTGATTATTATCCTAGCCGGCGCCTGGGTGGTCCTTCAAGAGACCGTTTTTCGCCAACCATTGAGGCCCCCGGAAGAATTGCACATGATTGCCCTGGCAGGTGTCCCCGAGGTCTCTCTGCTAAAGAAGATTTTTATGATTCTGGATAACCCTTTTATCGCAGATCGGGATTTTTCGGGCCATATTGACCTGAGAGAAGGACTCATCCTGGGATTGGCATTGTTGTTAAATAATCTGCCCATCGGCTTGGTGGCGGGATTATTGGGGTTAAGCCCGCTCCTCATCAGCTTGTCGGTGATTAGCTTGAGCATTCTGACCATCTGGGTAGGTATAAGCACGGGATATTGCCTGGGAACTCACTGGATGGGGCGTCTCTCCGGGCCTATTTCCGGATTAATTCTTATTATTATTGGAGCCTATGAAATTTGGGGAGCTTAA
- the metK gene encoding methionine adenosyltransferase, whose amino-acid sequence MRKDFVFNSESVTEGHPDKLCDQISDAILDHFLSQDPYARVRAECAISTSILFIAARFASEIKADIPNLARKVIGQVGYSQPDFDARTCSILTSLQEYPPDLDLYFNENRLSEAEIDRIQVRQQATVFGYACRQTEVLMPLPIWLAQKLARQLIAARLQRLIPYLSPDGKTQVGVEYRDRKPHRIHSISIIASRSKSAPENINTQRLHDDVLEAVLRPSFAGEAIRPDDKTMIFINPVENLMVGGPGVHSGLTGRKTDVDTYGDYARHGGNALSGKDPMRVDRIGAYAARHAAKNLVAAGLAEECEVQLSYCIGLPRPVSINVETFGTGKLPDDDLANLVEQHFDFRLAGILKRFQLRHLPSLHKGKFYQRLAAYGQVGRADLELPWEATDKIDLLQNK is encoded by the coding sequence ATGAGAAAAGATTTTGTGTTCAATTCTGAATCCGTCACCGAGGGGCACCCGGATAAGCTGTGCGATCAGATCAGCGATGCCATCCTGGACCACTTCCTGTCCCAGGACCCCTATGCCCGGGTCCGGGCCGAGTGCGCCATCTCCACCTCCATCCTGTTCATTGCGGCCCGGTTTGCCTCGGAAATCAAGGCCGATATCCCTAATCTGGCCCGCAAGGTGATCGGGCAGGTGGGCTACTCTCAGCCTGACTTTGATGCGCGCACGTGCAGCATCTTGACCAGCCTCCAGGAGTATCCCCCCGACCTCGACCTCTATTTCAATGAAAACCGCCTGTCGGAAGCCGAGATCGACCGAATCCAGGTAAGGCAGCAGGCCACGGTCTTTGGCTATGCCTGCCGGCAGACCGAGGTTTTGATGCCTCTGCCCATCTGGCTGGCCCAGAAACTGGCCCGCCAGTTGATCGCGGCGCGGCTCCAACGCCTTATCCCTTACCTTTCCCCCGACGGCAAAACCCAGGTGGGGGTGGAATATCGGGATCGCAAACCCCACCGTATTCACAGCATCTCCATCATCGCCAGCCGGTCCAAATCCGCGCCGGAGAACATCAACACGCAACGGCTCCACGACGATGTACTGGAAGCGGTGCTCCGCCCGTCCTTTGCCGGGGAAGCCATCCGGCCGGATGACAAGACCATGATTTTCATCAACCCGGTGGAAAACCTCATGGTGGGGGGCCCGGGGGTCCATTCCGGCCTCACCGGCCGCAAAACCGACGTGGACACCTACGGCGACTACGCCCGGCACGGCGGCAATGCCCTGAGCGGCAAAGACCCCATGCGCGTAGACCGGATTGGTGCTTACGCGGCGCGCCATGCCGCCAAGAATCTGGTGGCCGCAGGTTTAGCGGAGGAATGTGAGGTGCAGTTGAGCTATTGCATCGGCCTGCCCCGCCCGGTGAGCATCAATGTGGAGACCTTCGGGACCGGCAAGCTTCCCGATGATGATCTGGCCAATCTGGTGGAGCAACATTTTGATTTTCGCCTGGCCGGCATCCTGAAACGCTTTCAACTCCGGCACTTGCCGTCCCTTCACAAAGGCAAGTTTTACCAAAGGCTGGCGGCTTATGGACAGGTGGGGAGGGCGGATCTGGAACTCCCATGGGAAGCTACGGACAAAATTGATCTGCTACAAAACAAGTAG